In Coriobacteriia bacterium, the following are encoded in one genomic region:
- a CDS encoding sensor histidine kinase: MSSARSSKPKARAPKDGVSKRASSIARSIALSSWANRLATFILLDVALCVALAGTFVHECLQQIPEQSRADIKLFEPGQTVFWRANNPGLEDDALVFAAPVRDADGAIARGEAGSGAAYEYVFPLSKLWNHALPIGIVALSVEAVVLLSGVTEARLIRRRLRPLNELALTAEAIGSATAEPVDSDALAHLEHAIETASVDMPRVSTGDKDLQSIEIALNGLLRRMQEAKLQQMRFVSDASHELRTPIAVVRGYVDMLDRWGKTDEAVLDESIAALKAETAHMQELVEQLLFLARGDSGRQAMTPEAFDLGALVEEVAEESRMIDAQHAYTVRRGSEACGDAPAELIVADRAMVKQALRIIVSNAARYSPPGTAIELGSRVDPTRNMHGCFVEDHGMGMTQNDVAHVFERFYRADAARSEHKDGTGLGLAVAKWIVDAHGGKIDVLTREGLGTRFTVWLPDGHRRDV; this comes from the coding sequence ATGTCGTCCGCGAGGAGTAGCAAGCCGAAAGCGCGGGCTCCCAAAGACGGCGTCAGCAAGCGCGCGTCGTCCATTGCGCGCAGCATCGCCCTGTCCTCGTGGGCGAACCGGCTCGCGACGTTCATCCTGCTCGATGTCGCACTGTGCGTCGCACTTGCCGGAACGTTCGTCCACGAGTGCCTGCAGCAAATCCCCGAGCAGTCCCGCGCCGACATCAAGCTGTTCGAGCCCGGCCAAACCGTGTTCTGGCGCGCCAACAACCCAGGACTCGAAGACGACGCCCTCGTGTTCGCCGCCCCCGTGCGCGACGCAGACGGCGCCATCGCCCGGGGCGAGGCGGGATCGGGCGCCGCCTACGAGTACGTGTTTCCCCTCTCCAAACTGTGGAACCACGCGCTGCCCATCGGCATCGTGGCGCTGTCCGTCGAGGCCGTCGTGCTGCTGAGCGGCGTCACGGAGGCCCGCCTCATCAGGCGCAGGCTCCGTCCGCTCAACGAGCTCGCGCTCACGGCGGAGGCCATCGGCAGCGCGACGGCAGAGCCCGTCGACTCCGACGCGCTCGCCCATCTCGAGCACGCCATCGAGACGGCGTCTGTCGACATGCCGCGCGTATCGACGGGCGACAAGGACCTGCAGAGCATCGAAATCGCACTGAACGGCCTGCTGCGCCGCATGCAGGAGGCAAAGCTGCAGCAGATGCGCTTCGTCTCGGACGCCTCGCACGAGCTGCGCACGCCCATCGCCGTCGTGCGGGGCTACGTTGACATGCTCGACCGCTGGGGCAAGACGGACGAGGCCGTGCTCGACGAGTCCATCGCCGCGCTCAAGGCCGAGACGGCGCACATGCAAGAGCTCGTGGAGCAGCTGCTCTTCCTGGCCCGCGGCGACTCGGGCAGGCAGGCGATGACGCCCGAGGCGTTCGATCTGGGAGCGCTCGTGGAAGAGGTCGCCGAGGAGTCCCGCATGATCGATGCACAGCATGCGTACACCGTGCGCCGAGGCAGCGAGGCCTGCGGGGACGCCCCAGCCGAGCTCATCGTGGCTGACCGAGCCATGGTCAAGCAGGCGCTGCGCATCATCGTGAGCAACGCCGCGCGCTACTCCCCTCCCGGCACGGCGATCGAGCTCGGCTCGCGCGTCGATCCGACGAGGAACATGCACGGCTGCTTTGTGGAAGACCACGGCATGGGCATGACGCAAAACGACGTCGCCCACGTGTTCGAGCGCTTCTACCGCGCGGATGCGGCCCGCAGCGAGCACAAAGACGGCACCGGGCTCGGCCTGGCGGTCGCCAAGTGGATCGTCGACGCCCACGGCGGGAAGATCGACGTGCTGACGCGCGAGGGCCTCGGCACGCGCTTCACCGTGTGGCTGCCGGACGGGCACCGACGCGACGTCTAG
- a CDS encoding response regulator transcription factor: protein MAEGAGRILIVEDEEKIARFIELELTHEGYAVDKAVDGRAGVEQALAASYDLILLDVMLPQLSGLEVLRRIRRVSSVPVILLTARDAVMDKVAGLDAGADDYITKPFAIEELLARIRLALRHRPATEKAAGPQGEDAHESVSAGTSAASTEPGAAYAAGRVRLDVDRHEVAVLATDGTPARVELTNREFDVLRALMARKNIVLTREQLVREACGYDYVGETNVIDVYVRHIRAKIDDRFGLELVSTVRGVGYVVREE, encoded by the coding sequence ATGGCCGAGGGCGCAGGGCGGATCCTCATCGTCGAGGACGAGGAGAAGATCGCGCGCTTCATAGAGCTCGAGCTGACGCACGAGGGCTACGCGGTCGACAAGGCGGTCGACGGACGCGCCGGCGTGGAGCAGGCGCTTGCCGCCTCATACGACCTCATCCTGCTCGATGTCATGCTGCCCCAGCTCAGCGGCTTGGAGGTGCTCCGAAGGATCCGCCGCGTCTCCAGCGTGCCCGTCATCCTGCTCACGGCCCGCGACGCCGTCATGGACAAGGTCGCCGGCCTGGACGCCGGGGCCGACGACTACATCACGAAGCCGTTTGCCATCGAGGAGCTCCTCGCCCGCATCCGCCTGGCGCTGAGGCACAGGCCGGCGACCGAGAAGGCCGCGGGCCCGCAGGGTGAGGACGCACACGAGAGCGTGTCTGCCGGCACAAGTGCGGCGAGCACGGAACCGGGGGCAGCCTACGCGGCAGGCCGCGTGCGACTCGACGTCGACCGGCACGAGGTCGCGGTCTTGGCGACAGACGGCACCCCCGCGCGCGTCGAGCTCACGAACCGCGAGTTCGACGTCCTGCGCGCCCTCATGGCTCGCAAGAACATCGTGCTGACCCGCGAGCAGCTCGTGCGCGAGGCCTGCGGCTACGACTATGTGGGCGAGACGAACGTCATCGACGTCTACGTGCGCCACATCCGAGCCAAGATCGACGACCGCTTCGGCCTGGAGCTCGTCTCGACCGTGCGGGGAGTGGGCTATGTCGTCCGCGAGGAGTAG
- a CDS encoding UBA/TS-N domain protein: MSDPTATDATGPAATPSDEEKMRKAELVRDKTGVSFEEARAALELSGYDVLDAVVLLERQGKTAAKTASYATSGATSADEQDAARMAQAQSDYEQSTKANAFVDGFSRFMGWLKRVLRKSVDTSLVAERQGRQMFSMPILIVILLVVFAFWVTIPLLIISLFFEFRYHFDGVGTIEVNLNDLSDKASDGVDNLKRTVMGDEASNQNGTQQ; encoded by the coding sequence ATGAGCGACCCCACGGCAACGGATGCAACCGGCCCCGCCGCAACACCCTCCGACGAAGAGAAGATGCGCAAGGCCGAGCTTGTCCGCGACAAGACAGGCGTAAGCTTCGAGGAGGCGCGCGCGGCCCTGGAGCTGAGCGGCTACGACGTGCTCGACGCCGTCGTGCTGCTCGAACGCCAGGGCAAGACGGCCGCCAAGACGGCGAGCTACGCTACGTCGGGCGCTACGTCGGCCGACGAGCAGGACGCGGCGCGCATGGCCCAGGCCCAGAGCGATTACGAGCAGTCCACGAAAGCCAACGCGTTCGTCGACGGGTTCTCCCGCTTCATGGGGTGGCTCAAGCGCGTTCTGCGTAAGAGCGTCGACACGTCACTCGTGGCCGAACGCCAGGGCAGGCAGATGTTCTCCATGCCCATCCTCATCGTGATCTTGCTGGTGGTCTTCGCGTTCTGGGTCACCATCCCACTGCTCATCATCAGCCTGTTCTTCGAGTTCCGCTACCATTTTGACGGCGTGGGAACCATTGAAGTCAACCTGAACGACCTGTCGGACAAGGCTTCCGACGGCGTGGATAACCTCAAGCGCACCGTCATGGGCGACGAGGCGTCGAACCAGAACGGCACGCAGCAATAG
- a CDS encoding 4Fe-4S dicluster domain-containing protein: protein MSQYAIITDLNRCTGCLACTVACKAANGVPVGNFWIRTMRVGPSVKENGSGQYPDVDMYFLPMQCQHCATPACTTVCPTGASAKAEDGTIQIDKEKCIGCGACISACPYGVRYLNEELNVVEKCTMCQQLIEQGELPACVAQCGARARFFGDLDEGIDSFEGPWRPIQAGTYEEQQATRVKIRDAVQPFEDDDVHQLPDEGNGPQFQYILRQHYGDRRDRPWRS from the coding sequence ATGTCGCAGTATGCGATCATCACTGACCTGAACCGCTGCACGGGCTGCCTGGCCTGCACCGTCGCCTGCAAGGCGGCCAACGGCGTGCCGGTGGGCAACTTCTGGATCCGCACGATGCGCGTTGGACCGAGCGTCAAGGAGAACGGCTCGGGCCAGTATCCCGACGTTGACATGTACTTTTTGCCGATGCAGTGCCAGCACTGCGCCACGCCGGCCTGCACGACCGTGTGCCCGACGGGCGCCTCGGCCAAGGCGGAGGACGGCACGATCCAGATCGACAAGGAGAAGTGCATCGGGTGCGGCGCCTGCATCTCGGCGTGCCCCTATGGCGTGCGCTACCTCAACGAGGAGCTCAACGTCGTCGAGAAGTGCACGATGTGCCAGCAGCTTATCGAGCAGGGCGAGCTGCCGGCGTGCGTCGCCCAGTGCGGCGCCCGCGCCCGCTTCTTCGGCGATCTCGACGAGGGCATCGACAGCTTCGAGGGCCCCTGGCGTCCCATTCAGGCCGGCACGTACGAGGAGCAGCAGGCGACGCGCGTCAAGATTCGCGACGCCGTACAGCCGTTCGAGGACGACGACGTGCACCAGCTGCCCGACGAGGGCAACGGCCCGCAGTTCCAGTACATCCTGCGCCAGCACTACGGCGACCGTCGCGATCGTCCGTGGCGGAGCTAG